The following is a genomic window from Streptomyces lincolnensis.
GTCCTTCTATCTCGCCGCGACCGGGTACGCCGGCGGCGAGCGGTACGCCGACGCGGACGCGGTCACCGACCGCGGGCTGATCACCGCCGGCCCGACCGAGCCCGTCGCTTTCGCCCGGGAGGTCCTCGGACTCCTCGGGGTCCATCAGGGCGAGGTGCTGGACGCCTGGTACCGGCTGTTCCACGACTCCGATCTCCAGGCGTACGCCGTACTGGAGAAGGCCGGGGCACTGTGAGCCGGGAGCGACAGGAGCTGCTCAGCGGCAGCGCCCTCGGGGTCTTCCGGCTCAACGGCCAGTTCCTCGCCGTGGCCGAGGAACTGGCCCGCCCGGCCGGGCTGACGGCCGCCTGGTGGCAGGTACTCGGGGCGGTGCTCAGGGAGCCGCTGCCGGTCTCCGGCATCGCGCGCGCGATGGGCATCACCCGGCAGAGCGTGCAGCGCGTCGCCGACCTGCTGGTGGACAAGGGGCTGGCCGAGTACCGGCCCAACCCCGCCCACCGCCGCGCCAAACTCCTCGCACCGACCCGCGAGGGCCTCGCGGCCGTCGCCCGGATCACACCGGGGCACGCCGCCTTCGCCGACCGCCTGGCCGAGGCCTACGGCGACGAGGCCGAACTCGCGGAAGCGGTCCGGGTGTTGGAACGGTTGTCCACAACACTCGAACAGGTCGGCCTCCCTGTTACGGAACCGTAGACAAAGCCCAGCTCACCGCGGGGTGGGCCCGCACTATCCTCGGTCTGTCGCTCATGGGCGGGTCGGGGGGAAGGCGGCGCGACGATGGAGAAACTGGGGTCCGGGGATCCACAACGGATCGGCGCGTACCGCCTGCTGGCACGGCTCGGCGCCGGTGGCATGGGACAGGTGTTCGTCGCCCGCTCCGACCGGGGACGCACGGTCGCCGTCAAGCTCGTACGGGAGGAGCTGGCCGCGCAGGACGAGTTCCGGGCGCGGTTCCGCCAGGAGGTGCAGGCCGCCCGGCAGGTCGGCGGGCACTGGACGGCACCCGTGCTCGACGCGGACACCGAGGCCGCGGTGCCGTGGGTGGCCACCGGGTATGTCGCCGGGCCCAGCCTCCAGCAGGTCGTCGGCCGCGACCACGGCGCGCTGCCCGAACGGTCGGTGCGGATCCTCGTGGCGGGGCTGGCCGGCGCCCTGCAGGACATCCACGCCGCCGGGATCGTCCACCGCGACCTGAAGCCGTCCAACGTGCTGGTGACCATCGACGGCCCGCGGGTCATCGACTTCGGCATCGCGCGGGCGCTGGAGACCGTGACCGACGGCGGACTGACCCGCACCGGCGCGCTGGTCGGCTCGCCGGGGTTCATGGCGCCCGAGCAGGTGCGCGGCGACCGGATCACCCCGGCGTGCGACATCTTCTGCCTCGGCTCCGTCCTCGCCTACGCCGCCACCGGCCGGCTCCCCTTCGGCACCGCCAACAGCGGTGTCCACGCCCTCATGTTCCGCATCGCCCAGGAGGAACCCGACCTCGACGGCGTCCCCGAGGGCATAGCCGACCTCGTCCGCGCCTGCCTGAAGAAGACCCCCGGCTCCCGCCCCACCCTGGCGGACATCCTCGACCGCACCGGTGCCGACGACACTGTCTCCGACGGCCGCTCCCACGACCCGTGGCTCCCCAGCGCCCTGGTGGCCCAACTGGGGCGACACGCGGTCAGCCTGCTGGACGCGGAGGAGCCGGAGGGGGCCGGGCGGGACGCGGCCGGGGGCTCGGGCGGGGGCACGGACCCCGGATCGGGCCACGACTCCCCTCCGGGCATCCCCGAAGCGCCTCCTGAGCACGGCTCCGCCGCCGACCCGGTCCCGGGTCCGCCCGCACCGGGCCGGCCCGGCGGTGGCCGGACGGATCACCTTCCCACCATGGTCACGGGGCCGGGCGGCGCCGGGACGCCCCCGCCGAGCCCGGGCGCCCCCGCCCACCCCGCCTACGGCTACCCCCAACAGCACCCGCAGCCCTCGCCGTACGCCTCCTACTCCCCGCACCCCGCCTACGGCGGCCTCGGCACCACTCCGCCCTACGGACCGACCCCGCCCTACGGACCGACCCCGCCGTACGGCCCGCCCCCGCCGCAGGATCCCCGCAGGAACGGCCGGTCCACCGTGCTGCTCGTCCTGGTGGCCCTGGTGGTCGCGCTCGCCGCCGGCGGGTCGGTGTACGCGCTGATGAACGGCGGCGGTGACGGCGAGGAAGCCGGGCCCTCGCCCTCGGTGTCCGCCACCGAGGGCGCGAACCCCGGGCCCACCACGCCCGAACCGACCCCCACAGCGCCGATCACCTCCGCCCCCGCGGACGGCGCGATCCCGGCCGGCTACCTCGGCACCTGGACCACCACGATCGACAACGCCGACGGCCACCACACCCGCGAACTGACCATCCAGCAGGGCGAGTCCGGCGACACCGTGCTCTCCCTCGTCGCGGACGGCACCACCGGGAACGACAGCTACCACTGCGTGTTCCAGGCCGACCTGGTCGAGGTGCCCGGCGGGGACGGCCCGCTGCGGATCGGCCCGTCGACGGTGACGAGCGGCGAGCCGCGCACCTCCTGCACACCGGGCGCGGCCACGGAGATCACCCTGCTGCCGGACGGCACGCTGGAGCGGGCGAACGCCGGCACGGACGAGAGGCTGACGTACACCCGGAGCTGAGCGGGGCGGGGGCCGACGCGCGCCCTTGCCGCGCGCTGTCGTGTGCACGACCATCACAGGGGTCGGCAGGCATCACAGCCCCGGGAGGGCGCATGAGTCCCAGCCCCACCAGAAGGACGGTCCTGACCGCGACGGCGGCCGGCGGCATGGCACTGGGAGCGCCGACGGCGGCGGAGGCGGCCCCGCCGGGTCACCGCCCGCCCGCGACCGCCCAGCCCCCGACCCGCGAACTGCGCGCACTCCTGCGGGAGATCGACCCGGCCCGCATCGAGGCGACCGTCCGCAAACTCGTCTCCTTCGGCACCCGCCACACCCTCTCGGTCCAGGACGACCCGGCCCGCGGCATCGGCGCGGCCCGCGACTGGCTGCTGTCCGAGCTGCGCTCGTACGCGGCCGTCTCCGGCGGCCGGATGACGGCCGAACTCCAGTCGTACGTCCAGGAACCGGCCCCGCGCGTCCCGACCGCGACCCGCATCACCAACGTCCTCGCGACCCTGCGCGGTTCCCTCACCCCGGAGCGCGTCTACGTCGTCTCCGGCCACTACGACTCCCGCGTCACCGACGTCATGGACGCCACCTCCGACTCCCCGGGCGCGGACGACGACGCCTCCGGGGTCGCCGTCGTCCTGGAACTGGCCCGGGTGATGGCCGGGCGCCGGCCCGCGTCGACCATCGTGTTCGCGGCGGTGGCGGGGGAGGAACAGGGCCTGTACGGATCGGCGTACATGGCCCAGCAGTTGAAGGCGGCCGGCGCGGACGTCCAGGGCATGTTCACCAACGACATCGTCGGCAGCGCGAAGGCCGACGACGGCACCCTGGACCCGTACACCATCCGGTTGTTCGCGGAGGGCGTCCCCTCCTCGGAGACTCCGGATCAGGCCGCGATCCGCCGCTCGGTGGGCGGCGAGAACGACTCGGCGACCCGCCAACTGGCCCGGTTCGTCCGGGACGTGGCCGACAACGACGCCACCCGCATGCGCGTCCGCGTGATCTACCGCCGCGACCGCTACCGCCGGGGCGGCGACCACATCCCGTTCCTCGAACGCGGCTACCCCGCCGCCCGCTTCACCGAGCCCGCCGAGGACTTCGCCCACCAGCACCAGGACGTACGGGTCGACGAGACCGGCAAGCAGTACGGCGACCTGCCCGAGTTCTGCGACTTCGGCTTCATCGCCCGGGTCGCCCGCGTCAACGCGGCCACCCTCTGGACCCTCGCCCAGGCCCCCGGCACCCCCCGCGGCGCGAAGATCGTCACCTCCACCCTCACCAACTCCACCCGGCTGGTGTGGACCCGGGGGACGGAACCCGATCTCAGCGGCTACGAGATCGTCCGGCGCGAGACGACGGCACCGGAGTGGACCCAGGTCATCGACGCCGGTGACGTGACGACGTACGAGGTCGACCTGTCCAAGGACAATGTGTTCTTCGGGGTGCGCGCGGTGAACCGGGCCGGGCTGCGCAGCCCGGTGGCCTTCCCCGATCCCCAGGCGTGACGCTTGTGCCGCGTCGTCCGCGGCTCATCTGGGCTCGGGCGGCCGCTGCCGGGGCATGTTCGGACGGGCCGTGCCCCCGGGAGGCAGCGGGAGCCGCCCCTGGGCGCCGGTGATCTCCTGGCGGTTGTTGGAGGCGATCGCGCCCTGGATGCCCAT
Proteins encoded in this region:
- a CDS encoding serine/threonine-protein kinase translates to MEKLGSGDPQRIGAYRLLARLGAGGMGQVFVARSDRGRTVAVKLVREELAAQDEFRARFRQEVQAARQVGGHWTAPVLDADTEAAVPWVATGYVAGPSLQQVVGRDHGALPERSVRILVAGLAGALQDIHAAGIVHRDLKPSNVLVTIDGPRVIDFGIARALETVTDGGLTRTGALVGSPGFMAPEQVRGDRITPACDIFCLGSVLAYAATGRLPFGTANSGVHALMFRIAQEEPDLDGVPEGIADLVRACLKKTPGSRPTLADILDRTGADDTVSDGRSHDPWLPSALVAQLGRHAVSLLDAEEPEGAGRDAAGGSGGGTDPGSGHDSPPGIPEAPPEHGSAADPVPGPPAPGRPGGGRTDHLPTMVTGPGGAGTPPPSPGAPAHPAYGYPQQHPQPSPYASYSPHPAYGGLGTTPPYGPTPPYGPTPPYGPPPPQDPRRNGRSTVLLVLVALVVALAAGGSVYALMNGGGDGEEAGPSPSVSATEGANPGPTTPEPTPTAPITSAPADGAIPAGYLGTWTTTIDNADGHHTRELTIQQGESGDTVLSLVADGTTGNDSYHCVFQADLVEVPGGDGPLRIGPSTVTSGEPRTSCTPGAATEITLLPDGTLERANAGTDERLTYTRS
- a CDS encoding M20/M25/M40 family metallo-hydrolase; translation: MSPSPTRRTVLTATAAGGMALGAPTAAEAAPPGHRPPATAQPPTRELRALLREIDPARIEATVRKLVSFGTRHTLSVQDDPARGIGAARDWLLSELRSYAAVSGGRMTAELQSYVQEPAPRVPTATRITNVLATLRGSLTPERVYVVSGHYDSRVTDVMDATSDSPGADDDASGVAVVLELARVMAGRRPASTIVFAAVAGEEQGLYGSAYMAQQLKAAGADVQGMFTNDIVGSAKADDGTLDPYTIRLFAEGVPSSETPDQAAIRRSVGGENDSATRQLARFVRDVADNDATRMRVRVIYRRDRYRRGGDHIPFLERGYPAARFTEPAEDFAHQHQDVRVDETGKQYGDLPEFCDFGFIARVARVNAATLWTLAQAPGTPRGAKIVTSTLTNSTRLVWTRGTEPDLSGYEIVRRETTAPEWTQVIDAGDVTTYEVDLSKDNVFFGVRAVNRAGLRSPVAFPDPQA
- a CDS encoding MarR family winged helix-turn-helix transcriptional regulator; translation: MSRERQELLSGSALGVFRLNGQFLAVAEELARPAGLTAAWWQVLGAVLREPLPVSGIARAMGITRQSVQRVADLLVDKGLAEYRPNPAHRRAKLLAPTREGLAAVARITPGHAAFADRLAEAYGDEAELAEAVRVLERLSTTLEQVGLPVTEP